The following are encoded together in the Salvia hispanica cultivar TCC Black 2014 chromosome 6, UniMelb_Shisp_WGS_1.0, whole genome shotgun sequence genome:
- the LOC125194881 gene encoding uncharacterized protein LOC125194881: MIDTWDIYYAILSSRKRDSELFKEWKSKLDVDRLINDLRLILSKNRPPTYHLQGEDKEFRDQWHTAECHLKGFLLAGVGNALERFDKPKRPLVNKPTWFEEKSSKVRAGIAVKHLRHDVFEEGQDVGVYALVMLGYFNKLHLSGGKVDPETQQIMILDGLPDSFNEVRNEILFSDKKFSFLELYNKLVIAQTKMKRRGGLSR, translated from the coding sequence ATGATTgatacttgggatatttactATGCCATACTTAGTTCAAGGAAGCGTGACTCTGAATTGTTTAAGGAATGGAAAAGTAAGCTTGATGTTGATCGTTTGATCAATGACTTGAGGTTGATTCTCAGCAAGAATCGTCCGCCCACATACCATCTACAAGGAGAGGACAAGGAGTTTCGTGATCAGTGGCATACCGCGGAATGTCATCTCAAGGGCTTCCTTTTAGCCGGTGTTGGCAATGCCCTTGAGAGGTTTGACAAACCCAAAAGGCCGTTGGTCAACAAGCCCACGTGGTTTGAAGAAAAGTCCTCTAAGGTAAGAGCTGGTATCGCTGTGAAGCATTTAAGGCATGATGTATTTGAAGAGGGCCAAGACGTGGGGGTATATGCCCTAGTCATGCTTGGCTACTTCAATAAACTTCACTTGTCGGGGGGGAAAGTTGACCCAGAAACCCAACAGATAATGATCCTTGATGGGCTTCCAGATAGCTTTAATGAAGtcagaaatgaaattttgtttagcGACAAAAAGTTTTCGTTTTTGGAGCTTTATAATAAGCTTGTGATTGCTCAAACAAAGATGAAAAGAAGGGGTGGACTTTCGAGATGA